A segment of the uncultured Desulfobulbus sp. genome:
CTCGGACGATCGGGGAATTGATAAGCGATATTTCCTGCATACCAAAAGGATCCTATGACTGTCTCCACAGGGCTATCAAAATGTTTCTGCCACTGCTGACTCACAGTTGCCGCCAGAACTTCGCCGGGAAAATTGGTTTTTTTGACCCGCCCGGTGAAGGCAGGCCCCACCAAAGCCACCCCCGCATAGGCAAGCAAGCCGAGACAAAAAAATCCGCCCCAAGCCACGGCAAATCGATTAATTTTGCTTAAGTTCATTCGATGCTGGAAAAAATACACAAGAGTCACTCCTGAAACGAGAAAGAAAGGTGTCCCCCACATGGAGCGCAGCTTCCAGCCAAAAATCGCAGCCAAGGCAATCATTATGAGTGGTGGCCCAAGAGCGATATAAAGTAGAAATACGCTTTTTTCGTTTTGTTTAAGGTGTCGATTTGTAGTGACCTCACCGTTTTTCAAGAAAACTAGCAAGATCAGACTTGGGAATAAAATCATCGACTGCCCCACAAGAAATTTCAAAGGGTAGAGCAAATGATTACCAAAAAAACCAAGACTTGCACCAACGCGTGCCATACCGTAATGAATAGTGATAAAATCGTTATCCATTGCCCAATGCAGATGCGGCAACACCACGACTAAGGCCACAAAGGCCGCCAACCAAGGTCCCGGAGTTTTAAGGCAAAAACGAAAGGAGCGCACACTTATGAGCATGGCAAGGATAGCCAATGCCAGAAAGAGAAAACTGTACTTTGATAAAAATCCCAGGCCAATGCAGACGCCAGCTCCGATCCAGGTTCCATAAGCTTTGTCTCGATTAAGCCCTCTCCAGACCAAAAAAATAGTCAACGCCCAAAAAGGCAACTGGGCAACGTTCGCATTAAACTCTGGACTGGTATAGTTGTGGTAATAAGCCCCTTCCAAAAGAAGCACAGAAACAAGAGCCAGCGAGGGGCGCAGAATATCTTTTGCCAGCCCCCACATAGCCCCAAAAGCGACTCCCAGCCAAATTTGACTCAGCAGGTACTGAGCCCAATCTCCAC
Coding sequences within it:
- a CDS encoding glycosyltransferase family 39 protein produces the protein MHIELEKWVQEKPGILFGGFVVLHIFFWTLLPTLVNANLPLDVIEGLSWGHAWQWGYHKHPPMEAWAMEATALVSGRGDWAQYLLSQIWLGVAFGAMWGLAKDILRPSLALVSVLLLEGAYYHNYTSPEFNANVAQLPFWALTIFLVWRGLNRDKAYGTWIGAGVCIGLGFLSKYSFLFLALAILAMLISVRSFRFCLKTPGPWLAAFVALVVVLPHLHWAMDNDFITIHYGMARVGASLGFFGNHLLYPLKFLVGQSMILFPSLILLVFLKNGEVTTNRHLKQNEKSVFLLYIALGPPLIMIALAAIFGWKLRSMWGTPFFLVSGVTLVYFFQHRMNLSKINRFAVAWGGFFCLGLLAYAGVALVGPAFTGRVKKTNFPGEVLAATVSQQWQKHFDSPVETVIGSFWYAGNIAYQFPDRPSVYIDADPRKSPWVDLSSIRQNGAVVVAETRSEAYSLVPGGMPPVVEIGSVSIPYNTWVTSPPLNLFILFIPPSA